One window of the Staphylococcus equorum genome contains the following:
- a CDS encoding glycerate kinase: MKIILAPDSFKGSMTATQVSKYMADSITEVYPQADIHALPVGDGGEGTMEALVNATNGSFHTASVTGPLGNHVTAQYGVLGDDTCVIEMAEASGLKHLTDDTLNAMTTTTYGTGELIYDALEKGYKKFILAIGGSATNDAGAGMLQAIGAKLLDENGKDIAFGGGALQHIKQIDLSHFDTRIKHCEFIIATDVQNPLIGPDGASHVFGKQKGATEDNIKQLDDNLTHWANLVERSTNMRLHDLPGAGAAGGLGGAFKAFLPSHFEDGIQVVIKHTQLEQLLPNADLVITGEGKIDFQTFYGKTPMGIAKCAKQFDVPVIFIGGSIEVDIDQFDEVGVVSAFSLTDGPLSLAETLANSEKLIKKTTKNIIRTFFHNH, translated from the coding sequence GTGAAAATCATTTTAGCACCGGATTCATTTAAAGGGAGTATGACAGCAACCCAAGTCTCAAAATATATGGCAGACAGCATTACAGAAGTATATCCACAAGCTGACATACATGCTTTACCCGTTGGTGATGGCGGCGAAGGTACGATGGAAGCACTAGTGAATGCCACAAACGGAAGCTTTCATACTGCTTCAGTAACAGGTCCTCTTGGAAATCATGTAACTGCTCAATATGGTGTGCTCGGTGACGACACATGCGTAATTGAAATGGCAGAAGCTTCTGGGCTAAAACATTTAACTGATGACACTTTAAATGCTATGACAACAACGACTTATGGCACAGGCGAATTAATTTATGACGCTTTAGAAAAAGGTTACAAAAAATTTATTTTAGCTATTGGCGGCTCTGCAACAAATGATGCTGGTGCAGGTATGTTACAAGCTATAGGCGCCAAACTATTAGATGAAAACGGCAAAGATATCGCCTTTGGAGGAGGTGCTTTGCAACATATTAAGCAAATAGACTTAAGTCATTTCGACACTAGAATTAAACATTGTGAATTTATTATTGCGACGGATGTTCAAAATCCTTTAATAGGTCCTGACGGCGCTTCACATGTTTTTGGTAAACAAAAAGGTGCCACAGAAGATAATATTAAACAACTTGATGACAATCTCACGCATTGGGCAAATCTTGTAGAAAGAAGTACGAATATGAGGCTTCATGATTTGCCAGGGGCTGGTGCAGCTGGCGGACTAGGAGGTGCTTTCAAAGCATTTTTACCTAGTCATTTTGAAGATGGTATTCAAGTAGTAATAAAACATACGCAATTAGAACAGCTTTTACCAAATGCAGATCTAGTTATTACTGGAGAAGGCAAAATTGATTTTCAAACTTTTTATGGTAAGACACCTATGGGCATCGCAAAATGTGCGAAACAATTTGATGTCCCTGTCATCTTTATCGGAGGCTCTATCGAAGTAGATATAGACCAATTTGATGAGGTTGGTGTGGTAAGTGCTTTTAGTTTAACCGATGGTCCATTGTCACTCGCAGAGACGTTAGCAAATTCGGAAAAATTAATAAAAAAAACGACTAAGAACATCATAAGAACATTTTTCCATAACCACTAG
- a CDS encoding CdaR family transcriptional regulator, with translation MNILTEEMATLIVEETAKRTQSNINIMNFNGEIIASFDKKRVGTIHEGARKVLEREETVILSKEDSATLEGTQPGVNLPIIFQDNIVGVIGITGDPEKLTHVLDLVKMSTELLLYQNYFTYELEGNIRSQELFIEELLKSEPSKSFIQHLSNQLNTNLLTFGKCIIINIEKQIFSKNSTVRTLASKIDPSSFVIAFTNHNRIVILATDEDRCALDVKINRIHQMFKDLQLEVHMTSSLIFTNLNDFKKAYEECELVFMLNEQSAPLVSFEEVEEKTLLYQIDSEIRERFKKRIIGDLDEQSIATLKIFFHNNLNISQTAKHLYIHRNTLLYRLEKCKTVTGLNPKKYSEALKLQIAMWC, from the coding sequence ATGAATATACTCACAGAGGAAATGGCAACATTAATTGTAGAAGAAACAGCTAAAAGAACACAGAGCAATATTAATATCATGAATTTTAACGGAGAAATCATAGCATCATTTGATAAAAAACGTGTAGGCACAATTCATGAAGGTGCACGTAAAGTATTAGAACGAGAAGAAACAGTTATATTATCAAAGGAAGATAGTGCGACATTAGAAGGAACACAACCAGGCGTAAATTTACCGATTATTTTTCAAGATAACATCGTCGGTGTGATTGGTATAACAGGTGATCCTGAAAAACTCACCCATGTATTAGATTTAGTGAAAATGTCTACGGAATTATTGCTATACCAAAATTATTTTACATACGAATTAGAGGGGAATATACGTAGTCAGGAGTTATTTATAGAAGAATTGCTGAAAAGTGAACCGTCAAAATCATTTATTCAACATTTGAGTAATCAACTTAATACTAATCTATTAACATTCGGCAAATGCATTATCATCAATATTGAAAAACAAATATTCTCTAAGAACAGCACCGTGCGTACATTAGCAAGTAAGATTGACCCTAGTTCTTTTGTCATTGCGTTTACGAATCATAACCGTATCGTAATTCTTGCTACTGATGAAGACCGATGTGCATTAGATGTGAAAATAAATCGAATTCATCAAATGTTTAAAGACTTACAATTAGAAGTGCATATGACCTCAAGTCTTATATTTACAAATTTAAATGATTTTAAAAAAGCGTATGAAGAATGTGAGCTCGTATTTATGTTAAATGAGCAATCAGCACCACTTGTATCATTTGAAGAGGTAGAAGAAAAAACACTGTTATATCAAATCGACAGCGAAATTAGAGAACGATTCAAAAAAAGAATAATAGGGGATTTAGATGAGCAAAGTATTGCAACATTGAAAATATTTTTTCATAACAATTTGAATATCTCGCAAACAGCAAAGCACTTATACATTCATAGAAATACACTGTTATATAGGTTAGAAAAATGTAAAACAGTTACAGGATTGAACCCTAAAAAGTATTCTGAGGCATTGAAATTACAAATTGCAATGTGGTGTTAA
- the ppdK gene encoding pyruvate, phosphate dikinase, with translation MTKYIYAFDEGQKSMKDLLGGKGANLAEMKRLGLPVPDGFTLTTEACIEYLKHGSKVPEALSEQLNSQLAAFSQRTEKSFSSEEQLLLVSVRSGAKISMPGMMDTILNLGLNDDNVKKLAAKTNDARFAYDCYRRLLQMFGEVVYGIPMNAFDTYFNAYKTQHEYQNDADIPAEGLQEICEHFKGVYLDEVYKPFPQEPFDQLTEAIEAVFKSWDNDRARVYRELNEIPHDIGTAVNIQEMVFGNSGERSGTGVAFTRNPVTGEAKLFGEYLLNAQGEDVVAGIRTPKDIESLKDQMPHVHQQFVDVSQRLETHYKDMQDIEFTIENEQLYILQTRNGKRTANAAIHIAVDLVEEGVITKEEAVMNVEVKSIDQLLHPNFDKTALDHASVISKLGLPASPGAASGKIVFSAETAKIQFEQGESVILMRPETSPEDIEGMVASEAIVTTHGGMTSHAAVVARGMGKCCVTGCSDLEINVVDKVVNYPGGTLHEGDMISVDGAQGDIYVGEVETMKAERSEAFEQFMEWSDGVAKLDVRMNAETPQDIQGGYQFGAKGIGLVRTEHMFFGPERLVEMRRFILSDTQDKRIAALNEIKQYQTADFEEILKLSGERPTIIRLLDPPLHEFLPKSTEEKSSVAGQLNVPVKTLEQYIENLNEVNPMLGHRGCRLAITYPELYVMQVEAIMESALRLKVQGIDCQPEIMIPLVSTVAEFTTLKTQITERIEVLQQEAGESVNYLIGTMIETPRACLIVGDLAKECDFFSFGTNDLTQLTFGFSRDDAGKFIGAYSEQGIIDIDPFQTLDVEGVGQLVKVATEQAKAANPTLKIGVCGELGGDHKSIQYFNNLDIDYVSCSPYRVPGALLSTAQSEVEGGRLRV, from the coding sequence ATGACAAAATATATTTATGCATTTGACGAAGGTCAAAAATCAATGAAAGATTTACTAGGTGGCAAAGGGGCCAATTTGGCTGAAATGAAACGCTTAGGGTTACCTGTTCCAGATGGTTTCACGCTTACAACTGAAGCGTGTATTGAATACTTGAAACATGGTTCTAAAGTGCCTGAAGCATTATCAGAACAATTGAATAGTCAATTAGCAGCATTTTCTCAACGTACAGAAAAATCATTTTCATCTGAGGAACAATTATTACTTGTTTCAGTACGTAGTGGAGCGAAAATATCTATGCCTGGTATGATGGATACAATTTTGAACTTAGGGCTAAATGATGATAATGTGAAAAAATTAGCAGCGAAAACAAATGATGCTCGTTTTGCTTATGACTGTTACCGTAGATTGTTACAAATGTTTGGTGAGGTCGTATATGGCATACCAATGAATGCATTTGATACATATTTTAATGCTTATAAAACGCAACATGAATATCAAAATGATGCTGATATTCCGGCAGAAGGGTTACAAGAAATTTGTGAACATTTTAAAGGTGTCTATTTAGATGAAGTATACAAACCATTTCCACAAGAACCATTTGATCAACTAACAGAAGCAATTGAAGCAGTATTCAAATCGTGGGATAACGATCGTGCTCGAGTCTACCGAGAATTAAATGAAATTCCACATGATATAGGTACTGCAGTTAATATTCAAGAAATGGTATTTGGCAATAGTGGCGAACGCAGTGGCACAGGTGTTGCGTTTACACGTAATCCTGTCACTGGAGAAGCGAAATTATTTGGTGAATATTTATTAAATGCACAAGGTGAAGATGTCGTAGCTGGTATACGTACACCTAAAGATATAGAATCATTAAAAGATCAAATGCCACATGTGCATCAACAATTTGTAGATGTATCGCAACGTTTAGAGACACATTATAAAGATATGCAAGATATAGAATTTACGATTGAGAATGAACAGCTCTATATTTTACAAACGCGTAATGGCAAACGTACAGCGAATGCAGCGATTCACATTGCAGTAGATTTAGTTGAAGAAGGTGTAATTACAAAAGAAGAAGCTGTGATGAATGTCGAAGTAAAATCGATTGATCAATTATTGCATCCTAATTTTGATAAAACAGCGCTAGATCATGCTTCAGTTATTTCTAAATTAGGCTTGCCAGCCAGTCCAGGTGCAGCGAGTGGAAAAATTGTCTTTTCAGCAGAAACAGCTAAAATACAATTTGAACAAGGTGAAAGTGTTATTTTAATGCGCCCTGAAACGTCACCTGAAGATATTGAAGGTATGGTCGCAAGTGAAGCAATTGTAACGACGCATGGCGGAATGACTTCTCACGCAGCAGTTGTAGCACGTGGTATGGGTAAATGCTGTGTTACAGGTTGTTCAGATTTAGAAATTAATGTTGTCGATAAAGTTGTAAATTATCCTGGTGGCACATTGCACGAAGGCGATATGATATCTGTTGATGGCGCTCAAGGGGACATCTATGTTGGAGAAGTTGAAACAATGAAAGCAGAAAGAAGTGAAGCTTTCGAACAGTTTATGGAATGGTCAGACGGTGTAGCAAAATTAGACGTACGTATGAATGCAGAAACGCCTCAAGATATCCAAGGTGGCTATCAATTTGGCGCAAAAGGCATTGGGCTTGTACGTACAGAGCATATGTTCTTTGGACCTGAACGTCTCGTTGAAATGCGTCGTTTCATTCTGTCAGATACACAAGATAAACGTATCGCAGCTTTAAATGAAATTAAACAATATCAAACAGCAGATTTTGAAGAAATATTAAAACTATCTGGAGAACGTCCGACAATTATTCGTTTATTAGATCCACCACTACATGAATTTTTACCAAAATCAACAGAAGAAAAATCATCTGTTGCTGGACAATTAAATGTACCAGTAAAAACATTAGAACAATATATAGAAAATTTAAACGAAGTGAATCCAATGCTTGGTCATAGAGGTTGTCGTTTAGCTATTACTTATCCTGAACTATATGTCATGCAAGTAGAAGCGATTATGGAAAGTGCATTAAGATTAAAAGTACAAGGTATTGATTGCCAACCAGAAATCATGATACCGCTTGTTTCAACTGTTGCAGAATTCACGACATTAAAGACACAAATCACTGAACGTATTGAAGTATTGCAGCAAGAAGCGGGAGAATCTGTAAATTACCTCATAGGTACAATGATTGAAACACCACGTGCTTGTCTAATTGTAGGAGATTTAGCAAAAGAATGTGATTTCTTTAGCTTTGGTACGAATGATTTAACACAGTTAACATTTGGTTTTTCACGTGACGATGCTGGGAAATTTATTGGTGCGTATTCTGAACAAGGCATCATAGATATTGATCCTTTCCAAACGTTAGATGTAGAAGGGGTAGGACAATTAGTTAAAGTAGCAACGGAACAAGCGAAAGCTGCCAATCCAACGCTTAAAATAGGGGTTTGTGGTGAACTTGGCGGTGACCATAAATCAATACAATACTTTAATAATTTAGATATCGATTATGTCTCATGCTCTCCGTATAGAGTGCCAGGCGCATTGCTTTCTACTGCGCAAAGTGAAGTTGAAGGTGGTCGATTACGTGTTTAA
- a CDS encoding pyruvate, water dikinase regulatory protein, which yields MFNDTQTPQLTLFVVSDSIGETAQRMIHATLTQFPEVSQIEIKKFPFIKSESELINVLKRAKERGAVVVTTLVNPEFNIVGQKYAQNEQIPYVDYMSDLIGIIQQLTNCSPILESGALRKLDENYFKRIEAMEYSVKYDDGKHFTDIGEADALIVGVSRTSKTPLSMYLANKGYKVANIPLVPEVDIPDEVFKYKKLKVFGLTASPNYILNIRNERVKVLGLHGPTNYNSIERIRQELVYAEEIFEKLNATVINTEYKSIEESAFYIEKFL from the coding sequence GTGTTTAATGATACACAAACACCACAACTCACTTTGTTCGTGGTATCAGATTCAATTGGTGAAACTGCACAACGTATGATTCACGCCACGTTAACTCAGTTTCCAGAAGTATCACAAATAGAGATTAAGAAGTTTCCATTTATTAAAAGTGAATCAGAATTAATTAATGTTTTGAAACGAGCAAAAGAACGAGGGGCAGTCGTTGTTACGACGTTAGTGAACCCAGAATTTAATATAGTAGGTCAAAAGTACGCACAAAATGAACAAATCCCTTATGTCGACTATATGTCAGATTTAATAGGGATTATTCAGCAGCTTACCAATTGTTCACCTATTCTTGAAAGTGGCGCTTTACGCAAATTAGATGAAAACTATTTTAAAAGAATTGAAGCAATGGAATACTCAGTGAAATATGATGATGGTAAGCATTTTACTGATATTGGCGAAGCGGATGCGCTCATCGTTGGAGTTTCTAGAACATCAAAGACACCTTTGAGTATGTATTTAGCGAATAAGGGTTATAAAGTAGCAAACATTCCTTTAGTACCAGAAGTTGATATACCAGATGAAGTCTTTAAATATAAGAAGTTGAAAGTATTTGGTTTAACTGCTAGTCCTAATTACATTTTGAATATTCGTAATGAACGTGTAAAAGTTTTAGGATTACATGGGCCTACAAATTACAATAGTATTGAACGTATCAGACAGGAGTTAGTATATGCTGAGGAAATTTTTGAAAAATTAAACGCGACTGTGATTAATACGGAATATAAATCTATCGAAGAATCTGCATTTTATATTGAAAAATTCTTGTAA
- a CDS encoding VOC family protein gives MLKIVIPYLFFNGTCKEALGFYSEILSGTTKGIMTYGEANESVADDPNRIIHSQLEVDGQIFMLSDIPKDDDTMLQDRNVYIVLEFENKADIEEVYNRLKEGGEVQMELADMFWGAKYAKLVDKYDIGWDLSYTFPT, from the coding sequence ATGCTTAAAATAGTAATACCTTACTTGTTTTTTAACGGTACGTGTAAAGAAGCACTAGGTTTTTATAGTGAAATATTAAGTGGGACGACCAAAGGAATCATGACTTATGGCGAAGCGAATGAATCAGTTGCTGATGACCCGAATAGAATTATTCATAGTCAACTCGAGGTAGATGGTCAAATATTTATGCTGTCTGATATTCCGAAAGATGATGATACTATGTTACAAGATCGCAATGTCTATATTGTGTTAGAGTTTGAAAATAAAGCAGATATAGAGGAAGTTTATAACCGTCTCAAAGAGGGTGGAGAGGTACAGATGGAACTAGCAGATATGTTCTGGGGTGCTAAGTACGCTAAACTGGTAGATAAATATGATATTGGTTGGGATTTAAGTTATACTTTTCCGACATAG